One Benincasa hispida cultivar B227 chromosome 5, ASM972705v1, whole genome shotgun sequence genomic window carries:
- the LOC120077166 gene encoding heavy metal-associated isoprenylated plant protein 26-like — MGVLDHLSEYFDCSSHGSKHKKRKQLQTVELKIRIDCEGCERKVKRALEGMKGVKQVDVDRKANKATVVGYVEPSKVVARVTHRTGKKAELWPYVPYDVVAHPYAPGVYDKKAPAGYVRKADDPNVYQLARASSTEVRYTTAFSDENPAACAVM, encoded by the exons atgggAGTTTTGGATCATTTGTCTGAGTATTTTGATTGCTCTTCTCATGGGTCTAAGCACAAGAAACGCAAGCAATTGCAG ACAGTGGAGCTGAAAATTCGAATAGACTGCGAAGGCTGTGAGAGGAAAGTGAAGAGAGCATTAGAAGGAATGAAGGGAGTGAAGCAAGTCGACGTCGACCGGAAAGCCAACAAAGCCACCGTCGTCGGATACGTCGAGCCGTCAAAAGTGGTGGCGCGTGTCACTCACCGCACCGGTAAGAAAGCCGAGCTCTGGCCCTACGTTCCTTACGACGTCGTCGCGCACCCCTACGCGCCGGGAGTGTACGACAAGAAAGCGCCGGCTGGGTACGTGCGGAAAGCCGATGATCCCAACGTGTACCAGCTGGCACGTGCGAGCTCCACGGAAGTTCGTTATACGACGGCGTTTAGTGACGAAAATCCCGCGGCTTGTGCTGTCATGTAA